One window of the Sebastes umbrosus isolate fSebUmb1 chromosome 1, fSebUmb1.pri, whole genome shotgun sequence genome contains the following:
- the pparg gene encoding peroxisome proliferator-activated receptor gamma — protein sequence MQTPGRYVNHQSGHNFSVDMVDTQQLLAWPVGFSLSAVDLSELDDSSHSLDMKHLSTLDYASISSSSIPSSLSPPLVSSVSSAGMAYDPSPPQNEEPLTNMDYTNMHSYRMEPDAHNLIKLEPESPPQYSDSPVFSKLQDDTSPAALNIECRVCGDKASGFHYGVHACEGCKGFFRRTIRLKLVYDHCDLHCRIHKKSRNKCQYCRFQKCLNVGMSHNAIRFGRMPQAEKEKLLAEFSSDAVHMHPEAADLRALARHLYEAYLKNFPLTKAKARAILSGKTGDNVPFVIHDMKSLMEGEQFINCRQIPIQEQQQQTSALTAGFGGITGAHPGSEYGFLGMTSISGQAPSDALELRFFHSCQSRSAEAVREVTEFAKNIPGFIDLDLNDQVTLLKYGVIEVLIIMMSPLMNKDGTLISYGQIFMTREFLKSLRKPFCQMMEPKFEFSVKFNTLELDDSDMALFLAVIILSGDRPGLLNVKPIEQLQETVLHSLELQLKLNHPDSLQLFAKLLQKMTDLRQIVTDHVHLIQLLKKTEVDMCLHPLLQEIMKDLY from the exons tAGACATGGTGGACACCCAGCAGCTCCTAGCCTGGCCTGTTGGATTCAGCCTGAGCGCCGTGGACCTGTCAGAGCTGGACGACAGCTCCCACTCCCTCGACATGAAGCATTTGTCCACGTTGGACTAcgcctccatctcctcctcctccatcccgtCCTCCCTGTCTCCCCCACTCGTATCCTCCGTCTCCTCTGCCGGCATGGCCTATGACCCCAGTCCGCCGCAGAACGAAGAACCACTGACCAACATGGactacacaaacatgcacagctACAGGATGGAGCCGGACGCACACA ATTTGATCAAGCTGGAGCCGGAGTCGCCCCCACAGTACTCTGACAGTCCCGTGTTCTCCAAGCTCCAAGACGACACGTCGCCGGCAGCGCTAAACATCGAATGTCGTGTGTGTGGAGACAAAGCTTCGGGGTTTCACTATGGCGTCCACGCCTGTGAGGGCTGTAAG GGTTTCTTCAGACGCACAATCAGGTTAAAGTTGGTGTACGATCACTGTGATCTTCACTGTCGCATTCACAAGAAGTCCCGCAACAAATGCCAATACTGTCGCTTCCAGAAGTGTCTCAATGTCGGCATGTCACACAACG CCATTCGCTTTGGCCGAATGCCCCAGGCTGAGAAGGAGAAACTGCTGGCTGAGTTCTCATCTGACGCGGTGCACATGCACCCGGAGGCGGCAGATCTGAGGGCTTTGGCCCGGCATCTGTACGAGGCCTATCTGAAAAACTTCCCCCTCACCAAGGCCAAGGCCAGGGCCATCCTCTCTGGGAAGACCGGAGACAACGTG CCTTTTGTCATCCATGACATGAAGTCTCTAATGGAAGGAGAGCAGTTTATTAATTGTAGGCAGATACCCATCCAGgagcaacagcagcagacaTCTGCCCTAACAGCTGGATTTGGAG GTATCACAGGAGCTCATCCGGGGTCAGAGTATGGCTTTTTGGGAATGACGAGCATCAGCGGACAGGCACCGTCAGACGCTTTGGAGCTGCGTTTCTtccacagctgtcaatcacgttcggCCGAAGCAGTGAGAGAAGTGACAGAGTTCGCCAAGAATATCCCAGGATTCATCGATCTGGATCTCAATGATCAG GTAACTTTGCTGAAGTACGGTGTGATCGAGGTCTTAATCATCATGATGTCGCCTCTGATGAACAAAGACGGGACCCTCATCTCCTACGGACAGATCTTCATGACACGGGAGTTCCTCAAGAGTCTCAGGAAACCGTTCTGTCAAATGATGGAACCAAAGTTTGAGTTCTCAGTCAAGTTCAACACGCTGGAGCTGGACGACAGTGACATGGCGCTGTTTCTGGCTGTCATTATCCTCAGCGGGG ACCGCCCCGGCCTGCTGAACGTGAAGCCCATCGAGCAGCTTCAGGAGACGGTGCTCCATTCGCTGGAGCTGCAGCTGAAGCTAAATCACCCGGACTCTCTGCAACTGTTCGCCAAGCTGCTCCAGAAAATGACTGACCTGCGTCAGATCGTCACCGACCACGTCCACCTCATACAGCTGCTGAAGAAGACGGAGGTGGACATGTGCTTGCACCCACTGCTGCAGGAGATCATGAAGGACTTGTATTAG